A region of the Mytilus galloprovincialis chromosome 1, xbMytGall1.hap1.1, whole genome shotgun sequence genome:
ACATTAATACCACATTTTTAAAGACGTCTGATTGGATCAAtgaatatcaaatgaatatgaacgTAAGTATGGGGAATATCAGTTTTAATGCCAAATCTCATAGGTCTTAAATGTGAAATCTTTTAATTCAGTGCTCTTTTAAAAGttaagaaatattaaatatttatgtaATGGTGTGAAAGGTCAACTTTTCATTTACATTCACAGTGGAAAGGAACTGATTAAAAATAATGTTACAGGTCTGTTGAATTTGTTGACACTCGCTGAATATAAAGTATAGTTTtaactttattcaaaataaaacaaaatatacaatataaaaaagaagatgtggtatgattgccaatgagacaaaaatgacacagacattaacaactataggtcaccgtacggccttcaacaatgaacaaagcctataccgcatatatagtcaactataaaaggcccctataagacaatgtaaaacaattcaaacgagaaaactaacggccttatttatataaaaaaatgaaagaaaaacaaatatgtaacacataaacaaacgacaaccactgacttacaggctcccgacttcggacaggcacatacataaataatgtggcggggttaaacatgttagcgggatccaaaccctcccctaacctgggacagtggtatttcagtgcaacataagaacgaactataaaaatcagtcgaaaaaggcttaactcatcagatggacacaaatacaagtggacgtggccgggtacttatacatcccgacacaaaaagacacaatgaacagatttgagagtactcgcagttatctgacagctcttcaaagccactaacaactaataaaaagaatcatgcatctaagactaaactatcaatccgtacacatccaacatccaatggatttagtgtaaagacgtcataaacagccagagaaaaacatgactttACAGGTATCTAACAAGCTCATTTTACACCTGATATGTGATGGAAGGTATTAAAAAGCATGATAAATACTATTGTTATAAATACTAGAAGGAATCTTAGTTACCCAGGGATAGTGGATTCTCTGAACAGCCTTCTTgtaatataattttcatttttttttttgctatgttgtTATTTATTCCTGTTGTATTGTtgaagggcatacgatacagaattgatcccgtatttacattttgataaaaccTTCCATATAGACTATATTTCACCCGatttaatcaaatatgtaataaaaaaaaatataccttgatgtgttactttttgagtaaaatgaggtcgaaattttgtttatttgctcaaaattcgggtTTGCGGCCGTATTTTcgttttcgaaagaaagacataacatttttattttaaaagataaacacaaattgtttttttgttaatttgtaatttctgtctTTTATAAGTAAactaaaaatttatacattttttatttagaaataactcatatttattaatgttcatgaatgtagaaaaaaacacatcatttttgctgtatatttttaaaatttataaaaattggcaccatttacgttttcatgaaaattggtacacataacTTCTCgggtaatcaaaccaaatggccttttaaaaaagaggggtccatgaactcattttcaatttgaataagtttaaattataaaaatcagtcgaaaactgaatctttttgCCGaaaagtcatagtttgacgtcgcgaaaataacaatttacgttagcaacgtcgttacctcccctgtaactgtatcgtatgcccttaatcaTTCAAGCACTATGGATTAttagataattttgtttttatgtttaggtTTCATGCATAGTTAGAGTCCGGTTCACGAACGGTTCACTGCCTAGCCCGTTTTATCCTAGTCCGATATTTGAAGCAGGTTTCTATGTACGTTTTAAAGAGACAAATAGAAATACACTTCAGCATTTTTTATAGTCAAAATGCCAGGAGCATATGATTCTTACATGTATTTTAAGATATGGATACACGTAAAAAAAACAGCGCAATACCACTTAAAAGATATTTTCAGCAATACCATATATTTTGAGTATATTTATATCTTCTATGTAAACAAGTATATAAGTATAAACAAGATTTCCACTCAAAAGAATTTTTATTGTCGTCCTTGACAGACTTTTCTCGATTGAAATTTGTCAAAAGACGGATCAAGATCATCTGATTCGTGATTTGAAGTAAGCGTTCCGATTATCCCATTCATAATCTGATTTTTTATTTGTCGCATGGTAAACAAAACCGATTCTAACCCAATTTGAAGTTTTTGCACTGTATACAACGAGCGAACTAGTCCCTTCAGACTAGATATAATACAGTGACATGACATTGAACCGAGTACACGACAACGTGATGATTGTAATCCGACTACACAAGTCGTCCAAGTTTCCCTAATGTAACGGGACTCACCTAACTGTCAAGGGTGTTTGGTCGTCATCTCCGGATCATTTCGGATCCATAGAACTCTCTTACGAACATATACGACAGCGTTAAGACAATGGCAGGACATTCcagatcatttttttttgtgaacagaaaCAGCAAGAATTATTTCACTTGTGACATTTTTATAGGTTTTGTAGCACATTTGAATTTAGATAACTTTCAATGCATCAATTTTCTATACAATCTGCAAAGTCGAGGGTTCTTTTTATAAGGTATGCCTATAAAGGATTTGTCATATAATGTAAAATCATCTTCAAAATAATATGTACAcgagttttttttaagaaagataatttaaaatcattaaaatatattataagtaaTGAAGGGTTTAGAATAAATAAGATAGGATACACTCCTGCAGATTTCAAAAGAGATTGATTATTTTCGGATCTTAAGTTCTTAAGGCTTTAAATGTATATGTGATATatatctgcttactcttccggagcaactgagatcacccccagtttttggtggggttcgtgttgcctagccttatttgtctatttgtctttttattttttgccatggcgttgtcagtttattttcaatctatgcgtttgactgtccctctggtatctttcgtccctcttctggGTCTGTAATACCAATTACCAATTTCAATATCATTTCTTTTTATCTAAGAAATAACTTTTTGATGTGGACATAATTCCTTCTTCTGTCATACTTCCTGTCTTTTTATCTGCTTTATATCTTGAATATGTAACATGATGTTACATTTTCTTcatacaaaacacataaaaattttaaatatttagataaCCCACTTGAAACACATTCtgttataaaggcaacagtaatacctgtttcaaaagtcataaatatattgagaaaaaaaaattcgggtaacaaaccaaaacagaggtaaaaacatcaaatataagagaaaacaaaggaacaacaggaacaaacgccaacatacatagaaacgaactatttgataacaactgccatattcctgacttggtataggacattttaagaaaacatggtGGGTTAAACCTATCTTATTGGCATGCCAAACttctttaactttttacttatttagTTTTTTAATCTATTTCTCTTTCACTATatgatttttgttatatttaccaACACTAGCAAACATAATAAGAATTGCATGATTACATATACCGATATACCGTTTAaaatttttcaactgtttttataAAAACTAATCATTAGACCCCATATCATAACCTCTTCTTTTGTATATTCTATAAAAATGTATGTCTTAAACATTAAATAGTGTTTGATATGACGACGATAAGGTACATACACAGTTCTTTATGCAGAATTTTGTCGATGTCAGATATTTTCGTAGATCTGAACATTTGTATGATTTCCTTCACATGTATATGATTGCTGAGTCAAGACGTGGAAACGATATTCTACATGACCAAAAATAGACGTATAAACCGAAAAATATTTAACACAAACTAGTAAATGTGAACAAGAATCTAGaaaaaaatgacttaaaatgcCAGAGAAAATAACCCAATATTTTGTTATTCTgcaaggttaccaattcaacactgcaattaaatcttttaatattttgttttcatttgtataaatattgattttgttttaagtaaattgaaaCCATATTTAATATCATTGTTTTACAAATATGTTATGTCACGATAATACAATCTGCCGAAAGCTATATTTTGGTATTGCACAAGgtcttgttttttttctgaaagttaataacgtctttacactaaatccattggatctTGAGTGTTTACTGGATGATTTTAAGTGTTAGACacatgattctttttttttattattattaaattgtgGCTTTGAACTTGTTGGCAGTAACTACGAGTACTATCAGATTCATTCTTTGTGTCTTCTTTGTTTTTAGGGTTGAGGGATAGATTAATACCCTACCGCACCTCCGGTCTGTGGTTTTTGTTTGAtctttttctgctttgtatcgatctgatgattGAAGcctttttctatgttttttttattgtgtttgtcATATAGATGGCTGCCACACCACTTTTAcagattaggggagggttgatCACTCACTAACTTGTTAAACCCCGTCACATTTGAAAGTACCTGCCCTCGTTGGTTTTATtgtcatatttgcttttcgtaaattgttttgtcataaataagGCGGTTGGTTTTCCTaaatgaattgtttcatatttgtcatgCTAGGGCCTTTAAAAGACAACTATACGGTATTGGTTTTCtgattgttgaagtccgtacggttgAATATAATTGCTCACATCTGCTTATTTGAtttttggtggatatttgtccAATTGTCAATCAgaccacatctctttttttataatgattactataaaaaaagaagatgtggtatgattgccaataagacaactgtcgacaagagaccaaaatgacacaggatGTTTAAAGAAAAGTTACCGATCTTTAAAACTAGTTTACGACATTCAGGAAGCATGattcaaaatatcaaacataatttttatttgtcaatgaTATGTCACTTAACTGGTACGGACTACACCATATTTAGCAATTATAATTGCAAGACTACACATGTTGTGTATCTTAAACAGTGTAAATGCTGtaaacagtatgttggcgagtTAGAACAGACAGTTCACAAATGAATAAACGGCCATCGAAGCGACTATGTTTACAAGCCAGCACCTTCCTCTCAGTCGCCATTTGAGATCCACTGGCCACACTAAGGGATATTTCAGTCGACTGACCATTACCATCATAGATACTGGTTGGTCTAGGGAGAATAGACTGATTttggaaagattttggataaggaaattaaaaacttttgcaCCACAAGGGATAAATGAAAAGGTGTAGTACATGAAGAGTTTTATATTTGGGTTATACCGGTATTACACAATACTTCGCAGTCTCTATTGCTTTTCTTTATCAACTTTAATAGTATTGAATTTACTAGTTTAAATCACAGGAGATGTTTTAGTACGCATCCATGTTCAATTACTCAACCtttgtcaaatttttttaatCGTTATCGAACTGGTTTTTATTTGGGATATATGTAAATACGCAGCCTCTGGTGTAATTATCTTCCCGctatcaaatttgaaatgttatACCAGCTAGGATCGGTCAGTGCTGTTCATTGGGAATGTATTTATACATGCAGTTTTTGCTGTAACATCCAAACTGAATTATCTTTCCGAaacctcctgtcttagcttttcggagaccagcaagtctgaaagacttatttgtgaGAGCTTATCTCTCCTCTAATTAAAGATCTTCAACTGCAAGCTGGTTCAAGTCGTGTGGTAACAGAATATACTGAATATTGAATACTCAACAATTTACTTGCTACTCCACTgcgtctgtgtacactatattttgcaatgtaaaACCCATAATGTTATTTTGCAAGATAGAatcagtaccaagtcaggaacatgacagttgttgtccatttgtttgacgtgttttgtcatttaatgtTGCCATGTGGTAAGGGACTTTCCTATTGAATTTTcctggagttcagtatttttgtgattttacttcataCTTCTTCTCCATAATGAGATTCTTTTTGTATATCCGCTTCAAGAATTAACCACAAAAACACTTAACAGAAAAGTTGATGTTGAAAATTCATAACAGGATTATTTTATAAGCACAAATAATTCACAACTTTGGTACAATTAATTCtcctgtatatatattttcatgaaaTCATATTAATGTAATTAATAAAAGTTATCATTAATCAGCGAAtgtaagacaaaaaaaattattCGTAGTATTCATTCAACTTTCATTCTTTCATATTTTGTAGCCAGCGAAAACTGAGTACACTGTTATCGAAGGTGAAAACATCACCATACCAATGACATCAACAGTGCCAGTATCTTGTATTGCTTCACACCCAGACATCCGCACAAAATGTGCCCAGAACTTCTTCATATTTCAACCTAAGTATGGTAAAAATGAAGCATCATGCTTAAATAGTATCGCTAAAAGAGATATTGTTTTTGAAGCAGAATTTTGCGGAATTAAATTAGGAAACCTAGATTGGAATGAAACGAAATACCTACAGGTTTATGGGTCCAGTGATGGTATATATAACCATCAGGGCAGGTCGACATTTATTCGAATCTCTACGAAATCTGTTTCACCTTTCAACGAAATCTGGAGAGACATTAAGATACCAGAAATAAAGGTTTATATGTTATGACGCGTGAtcctttttacatgttttttcttcaaatatttagtatttaagtatatttatttcaaattaccaAGAAAAGCTTGTAATAATCTAAACATTTGATCAGTTGAAGAGAATAAAAAATGATGAACGCTATAACTTATATATAATTTCTGTCAACAAATCTTCATCGAATATTACGAACattgaatagaatattttcaCGATCTAAAGACTATATCCTGGGCaatattttctgttattttactgGTTAAGGacttataattttattaaacattcaCAAATGTAGTCTGGAGTtacagaagatttttttttatggttaagACTTATTGTTTAGGGcaagattttgaaaatattttttcaggaTCATGtaagagggtctggatgggggggggggggggtctattattctgtaaacatttaattttcaccccttttttctctaatcttcaaaaaattaaccctttTTTCTCCTAATCTTCATTTtgtttgcccgttattctctaatcttcatattttaagggcattattctttaatcatttaaccccattcAAACCCTCATATAATAGCATATGACATAAATTGATATTTACGACAAAAGGTCTTGTTTTCGTATAACTGTAATTCATAATTCCACTCATACTTTAAGTTCGAGATCaggaaaaacaagaaaacaaattatcTAGCTtcaaacaacaaaagaaaaaaaacaaaacattaagtatttttaaaaataaagctTTTCAAGAAAGAAAACTTCTTCAACAACCGATACTTACCATAGGAGACTGATTCACCAATACCGAGAAGCTGTTCGTGTCAACAATTTGACTAAAAATATGTAGAAATCAGTTTCAGATAAGTAACTGAGAAAGTTAAGATGTTTATTATCTAATGAATTGTTATTGAAGGTCACAATTTTAGACAAAGATTCAGTGTTAACAACAAGACTCTGCCAGTCATATAACGATCCACATATTACAACGTTTGATGGAAAGTTGTATCATTATATGGAAGTTGGGGAATTTGTTCTTTACAGAAATGACAGAGGTCCATATTGGGTAATACATTTCAATCTAACCTAATTTAGAAATGCGATGTACGCACGATTCTTAACGCTAACTTTGTATAAGAAATATTTAAGTTGGTGTTTTTGGTAGATTGATGTTTCATTATTCTCTCTTACTTTAGTCCTTTTCATGTACAAATATGACAAAGCGTTTCCATCTTATGTTCGCTGTTTGTAAATTTACTTGAAATATTCAAACTGACATCGGAATGCATCCTTCGTTCTCACTAAAAGGCGGAAGATATTAAAGGGATATTCAAAACTCATACTGACGACGACATGACAAAACAAAACGTAGAAGTCCACCTACCActatataaaaacattaaaagaaaacaaaagactgagcaacattaGCCAGATGAAAACAGGGAATAACACAGAAGGTGAATCTGTTCCTGCTTCATATGTGGTATCCGCCGTGTTTGCTCGTGCAAGTACAGAACAGGTAATACACTTCGTTCCATAATGATGAATGGAGGAAACGAAGACggaattaatagttatcccacggggtgatctaacactgacacaccaagtccgaatggggtaactattttacatcccagctgtgttagattagacgaaaaaccatttacaattcataaaatctagtttagaacgccacacaaccattataatatactttatatattactatatgatatATACCCTATGATTACAATAATTGgaacatataaataaatttagaaaGAGTACTTTAAAATTGTTgggtttgagcgttcctggtaaGGGTCAATTGAGAAAAGCGCACCGAtagcaccaaatttatgaaatgatATAGTATTTCTGTGCAAAAGAGATTTCAATAATtatgatttgaaattaaaagattaaatgtgaaatatatatttcGCTTCTTATTTTAGGTACATACTTTGTTAACAAATTGTGGATATGGTTGGAGTGGTTCTTCTTGCCATTGTGGTATAGCTATAAGAAGCAGAGGTTCGTTGTTTGTTCTACGAACATGTGCAAAAATCTCTCGAAACAACAAATATCTTCTACAGCAACCTTACACTGAACTTTTGACTTGTGATGACAACGATATGTCAATAGAACACATTGGAAATACATACAAGGCTAGTATTTGAATATTGCTTGTCGTGTtgtatgataaaacaaaaagcaaaacgaCAAACTATAACCGGACCGGGCTCATTCTGAGAAAATATAGAATGGTTATCTAAGATGAAGAGAAGTTTGCTTCATACTTCTATCAATTATGCAAAAACCATAC
Encoded here:
- the LOC143052683 gene encoding von Willebrand factor D and EGF domain-containing protein-like, with the translated sequence MNNTTDVPISDEMINKTWYRVISENGEEMAKYPPGVLHCGTINPIWLNDSLPTTEEGNLTRTACMQTSQNDCEEEITISIVNCPAGFYVYNLKNTSQDSAYCFGSGPVLCPDGLSSETGYYPGCLSSFPNETVSPKVEPLLINGPTFNIPNNSPTPSLLPVFKCRFNDIANGTYVYDVYWYINGYNVTMYKNIEFHHINTTFLKTSDWINEYQMNMNVSCIVRVRFTNGSLPSPFYPSPIFEAGFYPAKTEYTVIEGENITIPMTSTVPVSCIASHPDIRTKCAQNFFIFQPKYGKNEASCLNSIAKRDIVFEAEFCGIKLGNLDWNETKYLQVYGSSDGIYNHQGRSTFIRISTKSVSPFNEIWRDIKIPEIKVTILDKDSVLTTRLCQSYNDPHITTFDGKLYHYMEVGEFVLYRNDRGPYWVHTLLTNCGYGWSGSSCHCGIAIRSRGSLFVLRTCAKISRNNKYLLQQPYTELLTCDDNDMSIEHIGNTYKASI